A DNA window from Brassica napus cultivar Da-Ae chromosome C1, Da-Ae, whole genome shotgun sequence contains the following coding sequences:
- the LOC106423483 gene encoding B3 domain-containing protein REM6-like, translating into MANPHEPHFLKPLLPGFHNGVTIPLSFFSQYIQGKTNGKKWKLRSDTSDQTWEVIQEGRRLTGGWKDFTTAHDLQIGDTTPLMCVCPERKECSELLIKHLSRMNGDIASSSRVI; encoded by the exons ATGGCGAATCCGCATGAACCTCATTTCTTGAAGCCTCTGCTTCCTGGTTTCCACAACGGCGTC ACAATACCACTAAGCTTCTTCTCACAGTACATACAAGGGAAGACGAACGGGAAAAAATGGAAACTAAGATCGGACACTTCTGATCAAACTTGGGAAGTGATACAAGAAGGCAGGCGACTCACCGGAGGTTGGAAAGATTTCACGACAGCACATGACCTTCAAATCGGTGACACAACTCCGTTGATGTGTGTATGTCCGGAAAGGAAAGAGTGTTCTGAACTACTCATCAAACACTTGAGCAGAATGAATG GTGACATTGCTTCTAGCTCACGGGTGATTTAG
- the LOC125580316 gene encoding uncharacterized protein LOC125580316, whose amino-acid sequence MSEKIHQVTSAAPKIESVLAATSRTPFTSALTSVQLGKIKKLHLPEYKPGGDPVEHMTAFNILMARARLLDEERDAGYCQLFVETLHEQALTWFSQLEENSIGSFRDLSAAFLKTYIMFTKRSATASSLWNLNQTKDQSLRDYMEKFKAVVSRIKIPDGIAIDTLRNTLWVRSKFREDLYQNPTTSLQDAIARSDNFIRMEEDTNAILNKMNAPKAPAAKNANTRQEPRSNRQKRPQRRIHVCRQRE is encoded by the coding sequence ATGAGCGAGAAGATCCATCAAGTAACCAGCGCGGCCCCGAAAATCGAGAGCGTTCTCGCCGCAACATCACGCACTCCGTTTACTAGCGCTCTGACCAGTGTCCAACTCGGAAAGATAAAGAAGCTGCACCTACCCGAGTACAAACCCGGCGGAGACCCAGTGGAACACATGACAGCTTTCAACATTTTGATGGCACGAGCTCGACTCCTAGACGAAGAAAGGGACGCAGGCTACTGCCAACTGTTCGTCGAAACTCTCCACGAGCAAGCCCTAACCTGGTTTTCCCAGTTAGAAGAAAACTCCATCGGAAGCTTCCGCGACTTGTCAGCAGCTTTTCTCAAGACTTACATTATGTTCACCAAGCGCAGCGCTACTGCCTCTAGCTTGTGGAACCTCAACCAAACCAAAGACCAGAGCCTCCGCGActacatggagaagttcaaagcCGTAGTCTCGAGGATTAAAATTCCAGACGGTATCGCCATCGACACCTTACGGAACACGTTGTGGGTTCGTTCTAAATTCCGAGAGGATTTATACCAAAACCCAACTACGTCGCTCCAGGACGCTATCGCGCGATCTGACAATTTCAtccgaatggaagaagatactAACGCCATTCTCAACAAGATGAATGCACCCAAAGCTCCAGCGGCTAAAAACGCCAACACGCGACAAGAACCGCGCTCCAACCGACAAAAACGGCCGCAAAGACGGATACATGTATGTCGTCAACGAGAATAA
- the LOC125580085 gene encoding uncharacterized protein LOC125580085 → MSSNDTTDSNVPTDLRAFLDSKQVQTRRQLNVIMGGSPPWGNSVRSVKDYRRQVATSQRWPTRPPNHPPITFSPDDAEGIHVPHNDPLLVVLGIGEYDVTKVLIDTGSSVDLIFRGTLQKMGVDLDDIKPSSRTLTGFNGSSETILGTICLLVRACGVTRTVKFAVVSTKAPYHAILGTP, encoded by the coding sequence ATGTCAAGCAACGACACAACCGACAGCAACGTACCAACCGATTTACGCGCCTTCTTAGACTCCAAGCAGGTCCAAACGCGACGTCAACTAAATGTCATCATGGGCGGTTCTCCTCCTTGGGGCAACTCCGTTCGCTCCGTCAAAGATTACCGTCGACAGGTTGCGACTTCGCAGAGATGGCCGACTAGGCCGCCAAATCACCCTCCGATAACCTTTTCACCGGATGACGCTGAGGGGATTCACGTACCCCATAATGATCCTCTTCTTGTAGTTCTTGGAATTGGGGAGTACGACGTCACCAAGGTCCTCATCGATACAGGAAGTTCCGTCGACCTCATTTTTCGAGGAACCCTGCAGAAGATGGGAGTCGATCTCGACGACATCAAACCATCCTCCAGAACATTAACCGGCTTCAACGGATCCTCCGAAACAATACTGGGAACAATCTGCCTTCTGGTACGCGCATGTGGAGTTACTCGGACTGTCAAGTTTGCCGTCGTAAGCACGAAGGCCCCTTACCACGCCATACTCGGAACCCCCTGA